One genomic region from Dehalobacter restrictus DSM 9455 encodes:
- the gpmI gene encoding 2,3-bisphosphoglycerate-independent phosphoglycerate mutase has translation MSEATGRPLLLMILDGWGCSKEKNGNATLLAKIPNFSRLQESYPHTLLNASGAAVGLPEGQMGNSEVGHLNIGAGRVVYQELTRIFKAMDEGDLVKNEVLHEAMTRARDSGKAFHLLGLLSDGGVHSHIRHLFALLDMAVEAGVEKLYIHPVLDGRDVLPQSAKEFIRQLENKLKQLGRGKIATVSGRYYVMDRDKRWDRVEKAYKALVAGEGPMACNALAAVENAYDKKIVDEFVDPTVITDESGRPVAVIEDDDSVLFFNFRADRAREITRAFIEENFEGFIRTNRPRVHYVCLTEYDASFDCPVVFPPQNLENTLGEALAAKGLRQLRIAETEKYAHVTFFFNGGIEEPEDGEDRCLIPSPGVPTYNLQPEMSAYGITEALLSKVRDDQYDVIVLNFANADMVGHTGYLLAAVKALEAVDVCIGKIVDAVQAKGGTVLITSDHGNAECMIDQETNSPFTAHTTNKVPFILVNDTYKDRTLREGGSLCDIAPTMLKLLKLDIPAEMTGKSLLLY, from the coding sequence ATGTCCGAGGCAACAGGGAGGCCGCTCCTGCTGATGATCCTGGACGGTTGGGGCTGTAGCAAAGAAAAGAATGGAAATGCAACGCTGCTTGCAAAGATCCCGAATTTTTCCCGTTTGCAGGAAAGTTATCCACATACGCTGCTTAACGCTTCGGGTGCTGCAGTGGGATTGCCGGAAGGACAAATGGGCAATTCGGAGGTCGGCCACTTAAACATTGGCGCCGGCCGGGTCGTCTATCAGGAACTGACACGGATCTTCAAGGCAATGGACGAAGGAGACCTTGTCAAGAATGAAGTGCTGCACGAAGCAATGACCCGAGCCAGGGATTCCGGAAAAGCTTTTCACTTGCTGGGGCTGCTTTCGGACGGTGGTGTCCATTCCCATATCCGTCATTTGTTTGCATTACTGGACATGGCGGTTGAGGCCGGTGTAGAGAAGCTTTATATTCATCCGGTTCTTGACGGCAGAGATGTTCTTCCCCAAAGCGCCAAGGAATTTATCCGGCAGCTGGAAAATAAACTGAAACAGCTTGGCAGAGGAAAAATTGCTACAGTTAGTGGGCGTTATTATGTGATGGACAGGGATAAGCGCTGGGACAGAGTCGAGAAAGCATATAAAGCCCTTGTAGCCGGAGAGGGGCCGATGGCCTGTAATGCTCTGGCAGCTGTAGAGAATGCTTATGACAAAAAGATTGTCGATGAGTTTGTTGACCCGACCGTAATCACGGATGAATCAGGCCGTCCAGTGGCGGTAATTGAAGACGACGACAGTGTGCTTTTCTTTAATTTTCGGGCAGACCGGGCCAGAGAAATTACCCGGGCGTTTATTGAAGAAAATTTTGAAGGTTTTATACGGACAAACCGTCCCCGGGTGCATTATGTCTGCCTTACCGAGTACGATGCCAGCTTTGACTGTCCGGTGGTTTTTCCGCCGCAAAACCTCGAAAATACACTTGGCGAGGCTCTGGCAGCCAAAGGTCTAAGGCAGCTTCGCATCGCTGAAACAGAAAAATATGCGCATGTAACATTCTTTTTCAATGGTGGGATAGAGGAACCTGAAGATGGAGAAGACCGCTGTCTGATTCCGTCACCGGGAGTGCCTACCTACAACCTGCAGCCGGAAATGAGCGCCTATGGCATCACCGAGGCCCTGCTTAGCAAAGTGCGGGACGATCAATATGATGTAATTGTTTTAAATTTTGCTAACGCCGATATGGTCGGGCATACCGGATATCTTCTAGCGGCAGTCAAGGCCTTGGAAGCTGTCGATGTTTGTATCGGGAAGATCGTTGATGCAGTTCAGGCCAAAGGCGGGACTGTGTTAATTACTTCGGACCATGGAAATGCCGAGTGCATGATTGATCAGGAAACAAATTCACCGTTTACAGCGCATACGACCAATAAGGTACCGTTCATTCTGGTGAATGATACGTATAAAGACCGCACCCTCCGGGAGGGAGGAAGTCTCTGCGATATTGCACCGACGATGCTGAAGTTGCTGAAGCTTGATATTCCGGCGGAAATGACTGGTAAATCCTTGCTTTTATACTAG
- the eno gene encoding phosphopyruvate hydratase, which yields MSFIDQVIAREILDSRGFPTVEVDVVLEDGTMGRAAVPSGASTGAFEALELRDGDKNRYLGKGVLQAVDNVNDVIGLEMEGLNVFDQPGIDRTLQEIDGTETKSKLGANAILGVSLAAARAASLYLGLPFYQYIGGINAKELPVPMMNILNGGKHADNNVDIQEFMIMPVGAASFAEAMRMGSEIYHTLKSVLKGKGLVTAIGDEGGFAPNLASNAEALEVIVDAIQKAGYKPGEEVTLAIDAAATEMYKNGLYVLEGEGLTKTADEMIAYYEDLCSKFPIVSIEDGLSEEDWDGWAKLTQRLGNRIQLVGDDLFVTNPTRLSRGIQAKCGNSILIKLNQIGTLTETLDTIEIAKRAGYTTVISHRSGETEDVSLAHIAVAVNAGQLKTGAPARTDRLVKYNELLRIEEELGLTAIYKGRAVLK from the coding sequence ATGAGTTTTATTGACCAGGTAATTGCACGGGAAATCCTTGATTCCAGAGGTTTTCCGACTGTTGAAGTAGATGTTGTGCTGGAAGACGGCACCATGGGGCGGGCTGCTGTGCCGTCCGGCGCTTCCACCGGAGCTTTTGAGGCTCTGGAACTGCGCGACGGGGACAAGAACCGTTATCTTGGCAAAGGCGTTCTTCAGGCTGTTGACAATGTCAATGACGTGATTGGTCTGGAAATGGAAGGACTCAATGTCTTTGATCAGCCGGGGATCGACCGGACGCTTCAAGAGATCGACGGAACGGAAACCAAGAGCAAGCTTGGAGCTAATGCCATTCTGGGCGTATCGTTGGCTGCAGCCAGAGCGGCTTCTCTTTATCTCGGCCTGCCGTTCTACCAGTATATCGGCGGCATTAATGCCAAGGAGCTTCCCGTGCCGATGATGAATATCCTGAACGGAGGCAAACATGCCGACAACAATGTGGATATTCAGGAATTTATGATTATGCCGGTCGGAGCAGCCAGCTTTGCCGAAGCGATGAGAATGGGCTCGGAAATATACCATACCCTTAAGAGCGTCTTAAAGGGGAAAGGTCTGGTAACCGCAATCGGAGATGAAGGCGGCTTTGCGCCGAACCTTGCTTCCAACGCCGAAGCTTTGGAAGTCATTGTCGATGCCATTCAAAAAGCCGGCTACAAACCGGGCGAAGAGGTTACACTGGCGATTGATGCAGCAGCTACCGAAATGTATAAAAACGGCCTATATGTTCTGGAAGGCGAAGGATTGACGAAAACCGCGGACGAAATGATCGCCTATTATGAAGACTTATGCAGCAAATTTCCGATTGTCTCGATAGAAGACGGCCTGTCAGAGGAAGACTGGGACGGCTGGGCTAAACTCACCCAACGGCTCGGCAACAGAATCCAGCTTGTCGGGGACGATTTGTTTGTTACGAATCCAACACGGCTTAGCCGGGGAATTCAGGCGAAGTGCGGGAATTCCATCTTAATCAAGCTGAATCAGATCGGCACCCTGACCGAAACCCTCGATACGATAGAGATAGCTAAAAGAGCCGGCTATACCACGGTTATTTCCCATCGGTCCGGAGAAACAGAAGATGTCTCTTTGGCCCATATTGCCGTAGCAGTCAATGCTGGACAGCTGAAAACAGGCGCGCCGGCTCGTACGGACCGTTTGGTTAAATATAATGAACTTCTCCGGATTGAGGAAGAACTCGGGTTAACCGCTATCTACAAAGGCAGAGCCGTGCTGAAATAA
- a CDS encoding PIG-L deacetylase family protein, whose protein sequence is MKKILKRRIFLAASTLIIVFAFVFILSDQMVANYMVDTTPEHIDAPGAGSRVLIIAPHPDDETLGAGMLIKKTLANGGKVKVVLMTNGDGYRVAAHLDYTKITLTPKEYINFGYTRQQESVKALASSGVSESDIIFLGYPDGGLASLWSSNWNSTNPYTSPYTQADRSPYTDSFKKNRLYCGQNVVADLSQIIHDFQPTDIVMPHPNDKHPDHWASNAFTKYTLTVLNYSPQKEWLYLIHRGLWPSLEAGSQHKKDLAPPAKLLKTGTKWYALDLTDQEIRLKTEAIKLYHSQQKTLGFQMSCFEKQSELFGQYTDAKLISGMRMDSDITPNAGNILIQDPVQDKLLLDVDKGGDILAVHAEISKEGNLHLIIQTDQKMIKELNEYRYNLVFINKEKSSHLTLIVKGNEVYAQDPTTNTITRETVNICVSNQGGMSHLIINQSAFQQLEFGHYDHVFMDAESAFNNHLIDKTAWRMIDTR, encoded by the coding sequence ATGAAAAAGATCTTGAAAAGAAGAATTTTTCTGGCTGCTTCGACTCTGATTATTGTATTCGCATTTGTCTTTATCCTATCGGATCAGATGGTTGCCAATTATATGGTCGACACAACTCCGGAGCATATCGATGCGCCTGGGGCGGGCTCCCGGGTCCTGATCATTGCGCCGCACCCCGATGACGAGACGCTGGGGGCGGGTATGCTCATCAAAAAGACGCTGGCTAACGGAGGTAAAGTAAAAGTGGTCCTTATGACCAATGGTGATGGTTATAGGGTTGCAGCCCATTTAGACTATACAAAAATAACGCTTACACCAAAAGAATATATCAATTTTGGCTATACGCGCCAGCAGGAATCAGTGAAAGCTTTGGCATCATCGGGAGTTTCTGAAAGCGATATTATCTTCCTGGGTTATCCTGACGGCGGACTTGCCTCACTATGGTCTTCCAACTGGAATTCAACGAATCCGTACACCAGTCCCTATACCCAAGCAGACCGGTCACCCTATACCGACAGTTTTAAGAAAAACCGCCTGTATTGCGGGCAAAATGTTGTCGCTGATTTATCACAGATTATTCACGATTTTCAGCCAACCGATATTGTCATGCCGCACCCGAATGATAAACATCCGGATCATTGGGCTAGCAATGCTTTCACGAAATATACGCTGACTGTGCTGAACTATTCTCCGCAGAAAGAGTGGCTTTATCTAATTCACCGCGGTTTATGGCCTAGCCTGGAAGCCGGCTCACAGCATAAAAAGGATCTTGCGCCGCCGGCCAAACTGCTTAAAACCGGCACCAAGTGGTATGCACTCGACCTAACTGATCAGGAAATAAGATTAAAGACCGAAGCGATCAAGCTGTATCATTCGCAGCAAAAAACACTGGGATTCCAGATGTCCTGTTTTGAAAAGCAGAGCGAATTATTCGGTCAGTATACAGATGCTAAACTAATCAGCGGCATGCGTATGGATTCGGACATTACGCCAAATGCCGGCAATATATTGATTCAGGACCCGGTTCAGGATAAACTGCTTTTGGATGTAGACAAAGGAGGCGATATCTTAGCTGTCCATGCAGAAATCTCCAAGGAAGGCAATTTGCATCTTATTATACAAACAGATCAAAAAATGATTAAGGAATTAAATGAATATCGTTATAATCTGGTCTTTATTAATAAAGAAAAGTCCTCGCACCTGACCCTCATCGTCAAAGGAAATGAGGTCTATGCGCAGGACCCAACTACAAATACAATCACAAGGGAGACTGTAAATATTTGTGTTTCAAATCAGGGCGGTATGTCTCATCTTATTATTAATCAATCAGCATTTCAGCAATTAGAATTTGGCCATTATGATCATGTCTTTATGGATGCGGAGTCCGCGTTTAATAACCACCTGATAGACAAAACTGCCTGGCGGATGATCGATACACGCTAG
- a CDS encoding sodium-translocating pyrophosphatase has translation MDFSQIPLLGVGAGIIGLLAALFFAKSVLKESAGNDKMKEISKAIQVGAMAYLNRQYRTLIPIVIIIFIALFALKGNAAAPLSFLVGAVASGAAGYVGMGITTRANARTTEAARTSLNKALGVSFRAGAVMGFSVAGLGLLGVAGLFMIFGDAETINSFAFGASAIALFARVGGGIFTKAADVGADLVGKVEAGIPEDDPRNPAVIADNVGDNVGDTAGMGADLFESYAATAISGMLIGFSVFGGHGIGESIFLIIGAIGILASIIASFFVRTGEKANPQMALNMGLWGTNVITAIGSFAAVHLLMPATYVTESGLVLTPNRIFLAIICGLAVNIIIGLITEYYTSNEKKPAQSIAKASETGAATNIITGLAVGLKSTALPVITICAAILVAYQVAGIYGIAMAAMAMLSTAGIIVAIDSFGPVADNAGGIAEMAELDPSVRKTTDKLDAVGNTTAAVAKGFAIGSAAITALALFNAFAELADLQVIDILVPTTIIGLFIGAALPFLFSAFAMQAVGRAAFDMIAEVRRQFREIPGLMEGKAKPDYAACVDISTKAAIRQMIAPGLLAVCTPVLVGFILGKSAMGGMLAGGTFAGFLMAVFMANAGGAWDNAKKYIESGHHGGKGTPAHAAAVIGDTVGDPFKDTAGPSLNALIKVMGTISLIIAPFLH, from the coding sequence ATGGATTTCTCACAGATACCCTTATTGGGTGTAGGAGCAGGAATTATCGGACTGCTCGCGGCATTGTTTTTTGCAAAAAGTGTACTTAAGGAGAGCGCCGGAAATGACAAAATGAAAGAAATTTCCAAAGCGATTCAAGTCGGCGCGATGGCTTATCTGAACCGTCAATACAGAACGCTTATTCCGATTGTTATCATTATTTTTATTGCTTTATTTGCGTTAAAAGGTAACGCTGCGGCACCACTGTCCTTCTTGGTTGGTGCAGTAGCTTCAGGTGCTGCAGGTTATGTCGGCATGGGGATTACGACCAGAGCCAATGCCCGTACAACAGAAGCTGCCCGTACCAGTTTGAACAAAGCACTCGGCGTGTCATTCCGCGCAGGCGCAGTTATGGGATTTTCGGTGGCTGGTCTGGGTCTGTTAGGTGTTGCCGGGCTGTTTATGATCTTTGGTGATGCTGAAACAATCAACTCCTTTGCTTTTGGCGCAAGTGCGATTGCACTGTTTGCCCGTGTCGGTGGAGGTATCTTTACCAAGGCTGCTGACGTTGGAGCTGACCTTGTAGGGAAGGTTGAAGCCGGAATTCCAGAAGATGATCCGCGTAACCCGGCAGTTATTGCTGATAATGTCGGTGACAACGTTGGCGATACAGCAGGTATGGGTGCCGACTTGTTTGAATCTTATGCTGCAACCGCCATTTCCGGCATGCTGATCGGCTTTTCGGTCTTCGGCGGTCATGGCATTGGGGAGTCTATCTTCCTGATTATCGGTGCGATCGGTATTCTTGCCTCGATTATTGCCAGCTTCTTTGTGCGCACAGGAGAAAAGGCCAATCCACAGATGGCTCTGAACATGGGCCTTTGGGGAACAAATGTGATTACAGCTATTGGTTCTTTTGCCGCAGTCCATCTGCTGATGCCGGCAACTTATGTCACAGAATCCGGACTCGTACTCACACCAAACAGGATATTTTTAGCCATTATCTGCGGTCTTGCAGTAAATATTATCATTGGTTTGATCACGGAGTACTACACATCCAATGAAAAGAAACCGGCCCAGTCGATTGCCAAGGCCTCCGAAACCGGAGCAGCTACGAACATCATCACGGGTTTGGCTGTCGGTCTAAAAAGTACAGCTTTGCCGGTCATTACGATTTGTGCTGCGATCCTGGTGGCTTATCAGGTTGCGGGTATATATGGCATTGCGATGGCTGCAATGGCGATGCTTTCCACAGCGGGAATCATCGTTGCGATTGACTCTTTCGGACCGGTGGCTGACAATGCCGGCGGTATTGCCGAAATGGCTGAACTCGATCCGAGTGTGCGTAAAACAACAGATAAACTTGACGCTGTTGGAAATACCACAGCTGCCGTAGCTAAAGGCTTCGCGATTGGATCAGCTGCAATTACCGCGCTGGCTCTGTTCAACGCGTTTGCTGAACTTGCCGACCTTCAGGTCATTGACATTCTTGTGCCGACGACGATTATCGGTCTATTTATTGGTGCTGCCCTGCCGTTCCTGTTCTCCGCTTTTGCGATGCAGGCGGTCGGAAGAGCTGCGTTTGACATGATTGCTGAAGTCCGCCGTCAGTTCAGAGAAATCCCCGGACTGATGGAAGGCAAAGCGAAACCTGATTATGCGGCCTGCGTTGATATTTCGACCAAAGCGGCAATCAGACAAATGATCGCTCCTGGTTTACTGGCCGTATGCACACCGGTACTTGTTGGATTTATTTTAGGCAAGAGTGCCATGGGTGGAATGCTCGCAGGCGGTACATTTGCCGGCTTCCTGATGGCCGTATTCATGGCCAACGCCGGCGGGGCCTGGGACAATGCCAAGAAATATATTGAATCCGGACACCATGGCGGCAAGGGGACTCCTGCTCACGCTGCAGCTGTTATCGGCGACACTGTTGGCGATCCGTTCAAAGATACTGCCGGTCCTTCCCTGAATGCTTTGATTAAAGTTATGGGAACGATTTCCCTGATCATTGCTCCTTTCCTTCACTAA
- a CDS encoding DUF4003 domain-containing protein, producing the protein MDSNLRKKAENLISIYQQVAKDFRWKNSSSINTLIALSYVAKDKVYDRKEIERVNDYIKKNLGSFSSFRQRSILYSALLLVNSPDPETKLDILLAYDERLKENGFRSYTYRPVTAYTLLLNCEPRKADIRIAKAYEIFTEMKKHHPWLTSGDDYAVSILLAASDKPVQSIIAKMEELYKELHECGFSRGNGLQFLSHILSLSEENSKAKAARCRILYDFFGQNKLKVYANNYGTLGLLTLLEDKSQRAAREVLGMSEVLREDRNIRWLGKETIFLTAASLVSCTMLESLKNSNDVIYTNAFVTIEALIAAQNAAMIGAACAATAASSGS; encoded by the coding sequence ATGGACAGTAATCTTCGGAAAAAAGCTGAAAATCTGATCAGCATCTATCAGCAGGTTGCCAAGGACTTTCGCTGGAAAAATTCAAGCAGTATCAATACGCTGATTGCTTTGTCTTATGTAGCCAAAGACAAGGTTTATGACAGGAAAGAAATCGAAAGGGTCAATGACTATATCAAAAAGAATTTGGGTTCTTTTTCGAGTTTCAGACAAAGATCCATTCTGTATTCAGCCTTGCTGCTCGTCAATTCTCCCGATCCGGAAACAAAACTGGATATTCTTCTTGCTTATGATGAAAGACTTAAAGAAAACGGGTTTCGCAGTTACACATACAGGCCTGTGACCGCCTATACACTGCTCTTGAATTGCGAACCGCGCAAAGCCGATATTCGGATTGCCAAAGCCTATGAGATTTTCACCGAAATGAAGAAACATCACCCTTGGCTGACTTCCGGTGACGACTATGCTGTCTCAATCCTGCTTGCAGCTTCGGATAAACCCGTACAGAGTATCATAGCTAAAATGGAAGAGCTGTACAAAGAACTTCATGAATGTGGTTTTAGCCGTGGAAACGGACTCCAATTCTTGTCGCACATCTTAAGTCTGAGTGAGGAGAACAGTAAGGCAAAAGCTGCAAGATGCCGCATCCTGTATGATTTCTTCGGTCAAAATAAATTAAAAGTCTACGCCAATAACTATGGAACACTCGGTCTGCTTACCTTGCTTGAAGATAAAAGCCAGAGAGCTGCGCGTGAGGTGCTCGGAATGAGTGAAGTTCTCCGAGAAGACCGAAATATCCGCTGGTTGGGCAAGGAGACTATTTTTCTTACAGCAGCGTCGCTCGTTTCTTGCACGATGTTGGAAAGCCTCAAAAACAGCAATGATGTGATCTATACCAATGCTTTTGTGACGATTGAAGCACTCATCGCAGCTCAAAACGCAGCAATGATCGGCGCTGCGTGTGCCGCAACGGCTGCATCCAGCGGCAGCTAG
- a CDS encoding RNA polymerase sigma factor, with amino-acid sequence MTTTKTSWGQVVLHHKQEGGRDRENYLTNEELVKLYHDGDPSALEALYLQNHRLIRYTVRRLCRGREQDFDDEMQEAFFMMIKKVNKFREEGSASLATYIVKQIIWGYKDRRRTAQSQHEKGMISLDTPINRNDGNTILLIDTLPDPTANFEDEISDEMVRNRLKVVLHEIISTLPERQRAVIQARLEGYSQLEQPATMALILISTPRA; translated from the coding sequence ATGACGACGACGAAGACTTCCTGGGGTCAGGTGGTGCTTCACCATAAACAGGAAGGGGGTCGGGATCGTGAAAACTATCTGACGAACGAAGAACTGGTCAAGCTGTACCATGATGGCGATCCTTCCGCCCTGGAAGCTCTGTATTTGCAAAATCATAGACTGATTCGCTATACTGTCCGCCGTTTATGTCGTGGTCGTGAACAAGATTTTGATGATGAAATGCAGGAAGCCTTTTTTATGATGATAAAAAAGGTAAACAAATTCCGTGAAGAAGGTTCGGCCAGCCTGGCGACATACATCGTTAAACAAATTATATGGGGTTATAAAGACCGCCGCAGAACCGCACAAAGCCAACACGAAAAGGGTATGATCAGCCTTGACACCCCCATAAACAGGAACGACGGAAATACAATTCTGCTTATTGATACGCTTCCGGACCCGACAGCCAATTTCGAAGATGAAATCAGTGACGAAATGGTCAGAAATCGGCTAAAGGTTGTACTACATGAGATCATTTCAACGCTTCCGGAACGACAGCGCGCGGTTATACAGGCAAGGCTTGAAGGGTATTCTCAACTCGAGCAACCGGCAACCATGGCCTTGATATTGATCAGTACACCCAGAGCGTAA
- the secG gene encoding preprotein translocase subunit SecG — protein MTIAIVVILIISSLGLIATVLLQPGKSAGLSGSITGAGEQFFGKAAKGKEGLFAKLGVVFAVLFLVSSLGLTLFLK, from the coding sequence ATGACAATAGCAATCGTTGTAATTTTGATCATCAGTTCTCTCGGGTTAATCGCCACAGTTCTGCTGCAGCCAGGAAAAAGCGCTGGTCTTTCCGGTTCGATCACCGGAGCGGGTGAGCAATTTTTCGGTAAGGCTGCCAAAGGAAAGGAAGGCTTATTCGCCAAACTTGGTGTTGTATTTGCCGTTTTGTTCCTTGTAAGTTCACTAGGGCTGACCTTGTTTTTAAAATAA
- the tpiA gene encoding triose-phosphate isomerase, with protein MTRKPIIAGNWKMYKTVQEAKDFAAGLLESLEKLENGTNAEMVICAPFTALAALKDELEESIIHIGAQNMYYETQGAYTGEISPLMLTELACTYVIIGHSERREYFKEDDALIAKKVKTALDFGLTPILCVGENLALREAGQALVFVQGQVENALRELSPEEIRKIVVAYEPIWAIGTGRTASPQDAQEMCAAIRATLARLAAEAAQEIRILYGGSVKASNIAELMDQPDIDGALVGGASLDFLGFTELIGSVR; from the coding sequence ATGACAAGAAAGCCGATCATTGCAGGTAATTGGAAGATGTATAAGACGGTGCAGGAAGCCAAAGATTTTGCCGCGGGACTGTTGGAAAGTTTGGAGAAACTGGAAAATGGAACAAACGCGGAAATGGTAATTTGTGCGCCGTTTACTGCGCTGGCAGCCTTAAAGGATGAACTTGAAGAGAGCATCATCCATATTGGCGCCCAAAATATGTATTATGAGACACAGGGTGCGTATACCGGGGAGATATCGCCACTTATGCTGACAGAGCTAGCCTGTACCTATGTGATTATCGGCCACTCGGAACGCAGGGAATATTTTAAAGAAGATGACGCGCTTATAGCAAAAAAAGTCAAGACCGCACTGGACTTTGGACTGACGCCAATTCTGTGTGTTGGTGAAAACCTGGCTTTGAGAGAAGCAGGTCAGGCCCTAGTCTTTGTACAAGGGCAGGTTGAGAATGCCCTCAGGGAGTTGAGTCCCGAAGAAATCAGAAAGATTGTTGTTGCATATGAACCCATTTGGGCTATCGGAACAGGCAGGACAGCATCTCCGCAGGATGCCCAGGAAATGTGTGCCGCAATCCGTGCCACCCTGGCGAGGCTCGCCGCTGAAGCCGCTCAGGAAATACGAATTTTATACGGTGGAAGTGTCAAGGCTTCCAATATCGCCGAACTGATGGATCAGCCGGATATTGATGGCGCGCTGGTCGGTGGAGCAAGTCTGGACTTCCTTGGATTTACTGAACTGATTGGCAGCGTGAGGTGA
- a CDS encoding alpha/beta hydrolase yields the protein MFTREELAKPFYFSGGSTAILLIHGFTACPIDMKPLGERLKNWGYTVQAPLLPGHGTSIEDLKKTSWQDWERAVAEAAEQLKKTYQKVLAVGHSMGGLLALSLAAQGRIDGAVSINAPIIYVDEKLHQAESLIGKIEYVGKPHKTAEISLNSEGLPHFSYIQVPVISFISLNQAIERMKGKLPQISCPTLMVQSMADGTVHPSSGEFIQKNIGDRYCDAVYWKDEDHYLPLSAARDELAQKIREFIEKRQLLVP from the coding sequence ATGTTTACACGAGAAGAGCTGGCCAAACCTTTTTACTTTTCAGGCGGAAGCACGGCGATCCTTCTGATTCACGGCTTTACAGCCTGCCCGATTGATATGAAGCCACTTGGTGAGAGATTGAAAAATTGGGGATATACAGTCCAGGCCCCGCTTCTTCCCGGCCATGGAACTTCAATAGAAGACTTGAAGAAGACATCCTGGCAGGATTGGGAGCGAGCTGTTGCCGAAGCAGCTGAGCAATTAAAGAAAACGTATCAGAAAGTCCTTGCCGTCGGACATTCCATGGGCGGATTGCTGGCACTGTCTCTGGCTGCTCAGGGCAGGATCGACGGTGCAGTCTCCATCAATGCCCCGATTATTTATGTTGATGAAAAGCTGCATCAGGCCGAAAGCTTGATAGGAAAAATAGAATATGTTGGCAAACCGCATAAAACCGCTGAGATCAGCCTGAACAGCGAGGGACTCCCCCATTTTTCCTATATTCAGGTACCGGTGATATCTTTTATTTCTTTAAACCAAGCCATTGAACGAATGAAAGGAAAATTGCCCCAAATCAGCTGTCCGACGCTTATGGTCCAGAGCATGGCTGACGGGACAGTCCATCCGTCCAGCGGTGAATTTATTCAGAAGAACATCGGAGACCGCTATTGCGATGCAGTTTACTGGAAAGATGAGGATCACTATCTGCCGTTGAGCGCAGCGCGGGACGAATTGGCCCAAAAAATACGGGAATTTATAGAAAAGCGTCAGCTGCTGGTCCCATAG